From Myxococcaceae bacterium JPH2, the proteins below share one genomic window:
- a CDS encoding tetratricopeptide repeat protein, with protein sequence MSPRSRTAPPRRAPSSREDSLTRALRNALLPACFAALGITAWGDVPGALASRFHHAPTAPSEATPVLLSTPEAPREVVAAAPLASTPDLPVAPVPVPDADGLGLAHSHGRKVDHLGRSRVLSELGDLSGALTECRRALHDEPLDSDALAELARLARLAGQTELALQAYTRLGRLEASSTGPLLQQARLLLSLGRAADAVHAGEEALLRDPEEPEVYQVLGLAHLSAGELALAILRFQQAVHLDPEHGYALNNLGFAYLRAGENQKAMEVLAQAAALLPHVAYVHNNLGVACERLGRTEEARAAYATATRLSPRYVQARVNAERMKRLAHADPPLALTPELPAP encoded by the coding sequence ATGAGCCCCAGGAGCCGCACCGCCCCACCTCGCCGCGCCCCGTCGTCCCGAGAGGACTCGCTCACCCGAGCCCTGCGCAACGCGCTGTTGCCCGCCTGCTTCGCCGCGCTCGGCATCACCGCCTGGGGCGATGTCCCAGGCGCCCTCGCCTCGCGTTTCCATCACGCGCCCACCGCCCCGAGCGAGGCGACGCCCGTGCTCCTCTCCACGCCCGAGGCCCCGCGCGAAGTCGTGGCAGCAGCTCCGCTCGCCTCCACGCCCGACCTGCCCGTCGCTCCCGTCCCCGTTCCCGACGCGGATGGCCTGGGGCTGGCGCACTCCCACGGCCGGAAGGTGGATCACCTCGGTCGCTCGCGCGTGCTGAGCGAGCTGGGAGACCTGTCCGGTGCCCTCACCGAGTGCCGGCGTGCCCTCCATGACGAGCCCCTGGACTCGGACGCCCTCGCGGAGCTGGCTCGCCTGGCGCGGCTCGCGGGCCAGACGGAGCTGGCGCTCCAGGCCTACACGCGGCTCGGCCGCCTGGAGGCCTCGAGCACCGGGCCGCTGCTGCAACAGGCCCGCCTGCTGCTGTCGCTCGGCCGGGCCGCGGACGCGGTGCACGCGGGCGAGGAGGCGCTCTTGAGGGATCCGGAGGAGCCGGAGGTCTACCAGGTGCTCGGCCTCGCCCACCTGAGCGCGGGCGAGCTGGCCCTCGCCATCCTCCGCTTCCAGCAGGCGGTGCACCTGGACCCCGAGCACGGCTACGCCCTCAACAACCTGGGCTTCGCCTACCTGCGCGCCGGAGAGAACCAGAAGGCCATGGAGGTCCTCGCCCAGGCCGCCGCGCTGCTGCCCCACGTGGCCTACGTCCACAACAACCTGGGGGTCGCGTGCGAGCGACTCGGCCGGACAGAGGAGGCCCGCGCCGCGTACGCCACCGCCACGCGCCTGTCGCCGCGCTACGTCCAGGCCCGCGTCAACGCCGAGCGCATGAAGCGCCTCGCCCACGCCGACCCACCGCTGGCCCTGACCCCCGAGCTTCCCGCACCGTAG